One Rhododendron vialii isolate Sample 1 chromosome 2a, ASM3025357v1 genomic region harbors:
- the LOC131316940 gene encoding nuclear pore complex protein NUP98A isoform X2 — translation MFGSTNPFGQSSNGPFGSQSIFGQTNNASSNPFAPKPFGSTTPFGSQTGGSIFGGTSTGVFGATQSSAPSTPAFGASPSPAFGSSVPAFGASSTPAFGSSSSSFGSGSVFGQKPVFAGFGSSTTQTNPFGGTFQQSQPAFGSSLFGSSTPFGASSQPAFGTSSTPAFGSTSTPAFGATSSPNFGVTSTPAFGSTASPAFGSTGSAFGVSSAPVFGSGGAFGASSTPVFGSTSTQAFGAPSTPAFGASSSPAFGASSTPAFGASSAPSFSFGSTPAFSQSVSAFGSSPFSTSTSPFGAQSSSFGAQATTPTFGSAGFGQAGFGGQRGGTRVAAYAPTAELDSGTGSQPAGKLESISAMPVYKDKSHEELRWEDYQLGDKGGPAPAGQSTGAIGFGAATTQSNPFASSSAFGQSSANPFSSPTPSNPFAPKTPAFGSTGFGSSSAAFGSSPFGGSSTSNPFGSTSSGTTSIFGASGSAFGANTSPSLFGSASSSAFGTSTSIFGSASAPGTASAFGSGLSFANTQSSPLFQSSTPSLGQTNSLFGQTAPAFGQNTQAFGQSSLFNTPSTGFGANLFSSTPSLLSTSNPMGFGQTTPSLSTPFQSVQPAQTTGSLGFNNFGQTQQGGTGTFGSMSTMFGPNNFGQLSATQSSAVAQALPVNNPFGTLPAMPQMSIGRSGTAPSIQYGISSLPVVDKPAPVRISSLLTSRHLSQRRIRLPARKYHPQNDGPKVPFFSDDEETPSTPKADALFIPRENPRALVIRPLEQWPPRKNADKSSPFKDTSSSAFENEEPVANGSVVKERVHPDKVDQKPNGNHDDHSNGQKEDSYITLTGHRAGEAAIVFEHGADIEALMPKLRHSDYYTEPRIQELAAMERAKPGFCCRVKDFVVGRHGYGSIRFIGETDVRRLDLESLVQFNNREVIVYMDESKKPPVGQGLNKPAEVTLLNIKCVDKRTGTHYTEGPKIDRYREMLKRKAEDQGAEFVSYDPIKGEWKFRVRHFSKYRLGDEDEDNWYMHAAPGC, via the exons ATGTTTGGTTCAACTAACC CTTTTGGGCAGTCATCAAATGGCCCATTCGGGTCCCAATCCATTTTTGGGCAAACTAATAATGCAAGCAGCAATCCGTTTGCTCCCAAACCCTTTGGGAGTACAACTCCTTTTGGTTCGCAGACAGGGGGTTCCATTTTTGGTGGCACTTCAACCGGGGTATTTGGTGCAACCCAATCTTCTGCACCTTCCACGCCAGCTTTTGGTGCTTCACCCTCCCCAGCTTTTGGTAGTTCCGTACCTGCTTTTGGAGCTTCGTCAACTCCCGCGTTTGGTAGTTCATCATCTTCATTTGGAA GTGGTTCTGTTTTTGGACAGAAGCCTGTTTTTGCAGGCTTTGGGTCAAGCACTACGCAGACAAATCCGTTTGGAGGCACATTCCAACAATCACAGCCGGCATTTGGGAGCAGCCTTTTTGGTTCTTCTACACCATTTGGTGCATCAAGTCAACCTGCATTTGGCACTTCTAGCACTCCAGCCTTTGGTTCAACTAGCACACCTGCCTTTGGTGCCACAAGTTCCCCAAATTTTGGGGTGACAAGCACCCCGGCTTTTGGTTCCACTGCAAGTCCTGCATTCGGTAGCACAGGCAGTGCATTTGGTGTCTCAAGTGCACCTGTCTTTGGATCTGGGGGAGCATTTGGGGCTTCAAGCACTCCTGTCTTTGGATCAACAAGCACCCAAGCCTTTGGCGCGCCAAGCACTCCAGCATTTGGTGCATCAAGCAGCCCAGCATTTGGTGCTTCAAGTACTCCTGCTTTTGGTGCTTCGAGTGCTCCATCATTTAGTTTTGGCTCCACTCCTGCGTTTAGCCAATCAGTTTCTGCTTTTGGAAGCAGCCCATTTAGTACTTCCACATCGCCCTTTGGAGCTCAGAGTTCTTCATTTG GAGCTCAGGCTACAACTCCAACATTTGGTAGTGCTGGTTTTGGGCAAGCTGGTTTTGGGGGTCAACGTGGGGGAACTAGGGTGGCTGCTTATGCACCAACAGCTGAGTTAGATAGTGGCACTGGTTCACAGCCTGCTGGGAAGTTGGAGTCAATATCTGCCATGCCAGTATACAAAGACAAAAGCCATGAAGAGCTGAGATGGGAGGACTACCAGTTGGGTGATAAAG GAGGACCAGCTCCTGCTGGACAGTCTACTGGTGCTATTGGATTCGGTGCTGCTACTACACAGTCAAACCCTTTTGCTTCTTCATCAGCATTTGGTCAGTCATCTGCGAATCCATTTTCATCCCCAACACCTTCCAATCCCTTTGCTCCAAAAACTCCAGCCTTTGGTAGTACAGGCTTTGGATCATCCTCTGCAGCCTTTGGTTCTTCACCCTTTGGTGGTTCATCCACTTCCAATCCTTTTGGTTCTACTTCATCTGGAACGACTTCCATATTTGGCGCATCGGGTTCAGCATTTGGAGCCAATACATCACCGTCGCTGTTTGGTTCAGCAAGCTCATCTGCTTTTGGAACATCAACATCTATTTTTGGTTCTGCATCAGCTCCAGGAACAGCTTCAGCATTTGGTTCTGGTTTAAGTTTTGCTAACACTCAATCGTCCCCACTATTCCAGTCATCTACGCCTTCACTTGGACAAACAAATTCGCTCTTTGGACAGACTGCCCCTGCTTTTGGACAGAATACCCAAGCCTTTGGTCAATCAAGTTTATTTAATACACCTTCTACGGGGTTTGGGGCCAACTTGTTCTCAAGCACTCCGTCGCTGCTATCTACAAGCAATCCTATGGGATTTGGTCAAACAACT CCCTCACTTTCCACTCCTTTTCAGTCTGTCCAACCTGCTCAGACAACTGGCTCATTGGGTTTCAACAACTTCGGTCAGACACAACAAG GTGGTACAGGCACTTTTGGAAGCATGTCAACCATGTTTGGTCCGAATAATTTTGGACAATT GTCTGCTACCCAGAGCTCTGCAGTTGCCCAAGCGCTCCCTGTTAACAATCCATTTGGAACTCTACCTGCAATGCCTCAGATGTCAATTGGTCGTTCAGGGACTGCACCTTCTATTCAATACGGAATTTCTTCCTTGCCT GTCGTTGACAAACCAGCTCCTGTTAGAATATCATCTTTGTTAACTTCTCGGCATCTTTCTCAAAGGCGGATTAGGTTGCCTGCAAGGAAATATCATCCTCAAAACGATGGTCCAAAG GTGCCCTTTTTTAGTGATGATGAAGAAACACCTAGCACGCCCAAGGCAGATGCTCTTTTCATTCCCAGGGAGAATCCTAGAGCTCTTGTTATCCGCCCCTTGGAACAATGGCCTCCCAGGAAAAATGCAGACAAATCATCTCCATTTAAGGACACATCTTCTTCAGCATTTGAGAACG AAGAGCCAGTTGCAAATGGCAGCGTTGTGAAGGAACGAGTTCATCCTGACAAGGTGGACCAAAAACCCAATGGAAACCACGATGATCATTCCAACGGCCAGAAAGAGGACTCCTATATTACTCTTACTGGGCACAGAGCTGGTGAAGCAGCAATTGTGTTTGAGCATGGGGCTGACATCGAGGCGCTGATGCCTAAGCTCCGTCACTCTGACTACTACACAGAGCCTCGAATTCAAGAACTGGCTGCAATGGAAAGGGCCAAACCAGGATTCTGCTGTCGTGTCAAGGATTTTGTGGTTGGACGCCATGGCTATGGTAGTATCAGGTTCATTGGGGAGACTGATGTGAGGCGTCTTGATCTTGAATCTCTCGTGCAATTTAACAATCGCGAGGTTATTGTCTACATGGATGAGAGCAAGAAGCCTCCTGTTGGACAGGGTCTCAACAAGCCTGCTGAGGTAACACTTCTCAACATCAAATGTGTTGACAAAAGGACTGGGACTCACTATACAGAGGGGCCAAAAATTGATAGATACAGGGAGATGCTCAAAAGAAAGGCCGAGGATCAAGGTGCTGAGTTTGTTTCCTATGACCCGATCAAAGGAGAATGGAAATTTAGGGTCAGACATTTCAGCAAGTACAGACTtggagatgaagatgaagataaCTGGTATATGCATGCTGCTCCTGGATGCTGA
- the LOC131316940 gene encoding nuclear pore complex protein NUP98A isoform X1 — MFGSTNPFGQSSNGPFGSQSIFGQTNNASSNPFAPKPFGSTTPFGSQTGGSIFGGTSTGVFGATQSSAPSTPAFGASPSPAFGSSVPAFGASSTPAFGSSSSSFGSGSVFGQKPVFAGFGSSTTQTNPFGGTFQQSQPAFGSSLFGSSTPFGASSQPAFGTSSTPAFGSTSTPAFGATSSPNFGVTSTPAFGSTASPAFGSTGSAFGVSSAPVFGSGGAFGASSTPVFGSTSTQAFGAPSTPAFGASSSPAFGASSTPAFGASSAPSFSFGSTPAFSQSVSAFGSSPFSTSTSPFGAQSSSFGAQATTPTFGSAGFGQAGFGGQRGGTRVAAYAPTAELDSGTGSQPAGKLESISAMPVYKDKSHEELRWEDYQLGDKGGPAPAGQSTGAIGFGAATTQSNPFASSSAFGQSSANPFSSPTPSNPFAPKTPAFGSTGFGSSSAAFGSSPFGGSSTSNPFGSTSSGTTSIFGASGSAFGANTSPSLFGSASSSAFGTSTSIFGSASAPGTASAFGSGLSFANTQSSPLFQSSTPSLGQTNSLFGQTAPAFGQNTQAFGQSSLFNTPSTGFGANLFSSTPSLLSTSNPMGFGQTTPSLSTPFQSVQPAQTTGSLGFNNFGQTQQGGTGTFGSMSTMFGPNNFGQLSATQSSAVAQALPVNNPFGTLPAMPQMSIGRSGTAPSIQYGISSLPVVDKPAPVRISSLLTSRHLSQRRIRLPARKYHPQNDGPKVPFFSDDEETPSTPKADALFIPRENPRALVIRPLEQWPPRKNADKSSPFKDTSSSAFENGKIAEADSTSLNGSSAKDKNKEPVANGSVVKERVHPDKVDQKPNGNHDDHSNGQKEDSYITLTGHRAGEAAIVFEHGADIEALMPKLRHSDYYTEPRIQELAAMERAKPGFCCRVKDFVVGRHGYGSIRFIGETDVRRLDLESLVQFNNREVIVYMDESKKPPVGQGLNKPAEVTLLNIKCVDKRTGTHYTEGPKIDRYREMLKRKAEDQGAEFVSYDPIKGEWKFRVRHFSKYRLGDEDEDNWYMHAAPGC; from the exons ATGTTTGGTTCAACTAACC CTTTTGGGCAGTCATCAAATGGCCCATTCGGGTCCCAATCCATTTTTGGGCAAACTAATAATGCAAGCAGCAATCCGTTTGCTCCCAAACCCTTTGGGAGTACAACTCCTTTTGGTTCGCAGACAGGGGGTTCCATTTTTGGTGGCACTTCAACCGGGGTATTTGGTGCAACCCAATCTTCTGCACCTTCCACGCCAGCTTTTGGTGCTTCACCCTCCCCAGCTTTTGGTAGTTCCGTACCTGCTTTTGGAGCTTCGTCAACTCCCGCGTTTGGTAGTTCATCATCTTCATTTGGAA GTGGTTCTGTTTTTGGACAGAAGCCTGTTTTTGCAGGCTTTGGGTCAAGCACTACGCAGACAAATCCGTTTGGAGGCACATTCCAACAATCACAGCCGGCATTTGGGAGCAGCCTTTTTGGTTCTTCTACACCATTTGGTGCATCAAGTCAACCTGCATTTGGCACTTCTAGCACTCCAGCCTTTGGTTCAACTAGCACACCTGCCTTTGGTGCCACAAGTTCCCCAAATTTTGGGGTGACAAGCACCCCGGCTTTTGGTTCCACTGCAAGTCCTGCATTCGGTAGCACAGGCAGTGCATTTGGTGTCTCAAGTGCACCTGTCTTTGGATCTGGGGGAGCATTTGGGGCTTCAAGCACTCCTGTCTTTGGATCAACAAGCACCCAAGCCTTTGGCGCGCCAAGCACTCCAGCATTTGGTGCATCAAGCAGCCCAGCATTTGGTGCTTCAAGTACTCCTGCTTTTGGTGCTTCGAGTGCTCCATCATTTAGTTTTGGCTCCACTCCTGCGTTTAGCCAATCAGTTTCTGCTTTTGGAAGCAGCCCATTTAGTACTTCCACATCGCCCTTTGGAGCTCAGAGTTCTTCATTTG GAGCTCAGGCTACAACTCCAACATTTGGTAGTGCTGGTTTTGGGCAAGCTGGTTTTGGGGGTCAACGTGGGGGAACTAGGGTGGCTGCTTATGCACCAACAGCTGAGTTAGATAGTGGCACTGGTTCACAGCCTGCTGGGAAGTTGGAGTCAATATCTGCCATGCCAGTATACAAAGACAAAAGCCATGAAGAGCTGAGATGGGAGGACTACCAGTTGGGTGATAAAG GAGGACCAGCTCCTGCTGGACAGTCTACTGGTGCTATTGGATTCGGTGCTGCTACTACACAGTCAAACCCTTTTGCTTCTTCATCAGCATTTGGTCAGTCATCTGCGAATCCATTTTCATCCCCAACACCTTCCAATCCCTTTGCTCCAAAAACTCCAGCCTTTGGTAGTACAGGCTTTGGATCATCCTCTGCAGCCTTTGGTTCTTCACCCTTTGGTGGTTCATCCACTTCCAATCCTTTTGGTTCTACTTCATCTGGAACGACTTCCATATTTGGCGCATCGGGTTCAGCATTTGGAGCCAATACATCACCGTCGCTGTTTGGTTCAGCAAGCTCATCTGCTTTTGGAACATCAACATCTATTTTTGGTTCTGCATCAGCTCCAGGAACAGCTTCAGCATTTGGTTCTGGTTTAAGTTTTGCTAACACTCAATCGTCCCCACTATTCCAGTCATCTACGCCTTCACTTGGACAAACAAATTCGCTCTTTGGACAGACTGCCCCTGCTTTTGGACAGAATACCCAAGCCTTTGGTCAATCAAGTTTATTTAATACACCTTCTACGGGGTTTGGGGCCAACTTGTTCTCAAGCACTCCGTCGCTGCTATCTACAAGCAATCCTATGGGATTTGGTCAAACAACT CCCTCACTTTCCACTCCTTTTCAGTCTGTCCAACCTGCTCAGACAACTGGCTCATTGGGTTTCAACAACTTCGGTCAGACACAACAAG GTGGTACAGGCACTTTTGGAAGCATGTCAACCATGTTTGGTCCGAATAATTTTGGACAATT GTCTGCTACCCAGAGCTCTGCAGTTGCCCAAGCGCTCCCTGTTAACAATCCATTTGGAACTCTACCTGCAATGCCTCAGATGTCAATTGGTCGTTCAGGGACTGCACCTTCTATTCAATACGGAATTTCTTCCTTGCCT GTCGTTGACAAACCAGCTCCTGTTAGAATATCATCTTTGTTAACTTCTCGGCATCTTTCTCAAAGGCGGATTAGGTTGCCTGCAAGGAAATATCATCCTCAAAACGATGGTCCAAAG GTGCCCTTTTTTAGTGATGATGAAGAAACACCTAGCACGCCCAAGGCAGATGCTCTTTTCATTCCCAGGGAGAATCCTAGAGCTCTTGTTATCCGCCCCTTGGAACAATGGCCTCCCAGGAAAAATGCAGACAAATCATCTCCATTTAAGGACACATCTTCTTCAGCATTTGAGAACG GTAAAATTGCTGAAGCTGATTCTACTTCTTTGAATGGCTCCAGTGCAAAGGATAAAAATA AAGAGCCAGTTGCAAATGGCAGCGTTGTGAAGGAACGAGTTCATCCTGACAAGGTGGACCAAAAACCCAATGGAAACCACGATGATCATTCCAACGGCCAGAAAGAGGACTCCTATATTACTCTTACTGGGCACAGAGCTGGTGAAGCAGCAATTGTGTTTGAGCATGGGGCTGACATCGAGGCGCTGATGCCTAAGCTCCGTCACTCTGACTACTACACAGAGCCTCGAATTCAAGAACTGGCTGCAATGGAAAGGGCCAAACCAGGATTCTGCTGTCGTGTCAAGGATTTTGTGGTTGGACGCCATGGCTATGGTAGTATCAGGTTCATTGGGGAGACTGATGTGAGGCGTCTTGATCTTGAATCTCTCGTGCAATTTAACAATCGCGAGGTTATTGTCTACATGGATGAGAGCAAGAAGCCTCCTGTTGGACAGGGTCTCAACAAGCCTGCTGAGGTAACACTTCTCAACATCAAATGTGTTGACAAAAGGACTGGGACTCACTATACAGAGGGGCCAAAAATTGATAGATACAGGGAGATGCTCAAAAGAAAGGCCGAGGATCAAGGTGCTGAGTTTGTTTCCTATGACCCGATCAAAGGAGAATGGAAATTTAGGGTCAGACATTTCAGCAAGTACAGACTtggagatgaagatgaagataaCTGGTATATGCATGCTGCTCCTGGATGCTGA
- the LOC131316941 gene encoding probable cinnamyl alcohol dehydrogenase 1, with protein sequence MSSNSSNEDCLGWAARDPSGVLSPYKFSRRLLGHDDVSLRITHCGVCYADVAWTRNKQGHSKYPLVPGHEIVGIVREVGSNVKRFRVGDHVGVGTYVNSCRECDYCNDGLEVHCMKGAVYTFDGFDVDGTITKGGYSSFIVVHERYCFRIPDNYPSALAAPLLCAGITVYTPMMRHNMNQPGKSLGVIGLGGLGHLAVKFGKAFGLNVTVFSTSISKKEEALILLGADNFVLSSDEQQMMALAKSLDFIINTASGDIPFDPYMSLLKTAGVLVLVGFPSVVKLSPASLILGMKTISGSITGGTKQTQEMLDFCAAHKIFPEVEIIPIQYANEALERLIKKDVKYRFVIDIENSLK encoded by the exons ATGAGCTCCAATAGTTCAAATGAGGACTGCCTTGGATGGGCGGCGAGAGACCCATCTGGAGTTTTGTCACCTTACAAATTCAGCCGCAG GCTTCTTGGACATGATGATGTTTCACTAAGGATTACACACTGTGGAGTTTGCTATGCTGATGTTGCCTGGACTAGGAATAAACAAGGACATTCTAAGTATCCCCTAGTACCCGG CCACGAAATTGTCGGAATTGTAAGGGAAGTTGGTTCAAATGTCAAGCGGTTCAGAGTTGGTGACCATGTTGGAGTGGGGACCTATGTTAACTCATGCAGAGAGTGCGATTATTGTAATGATGGTTTAGAAGTTCACTGCATGAAGGGAGCAGTCTACACTTTTGACGGTTTTGATGTTGATGGCACCATCACTAAAGGAGGATACTCTAGTTTCATTGTTGTGCATGAAAG GTACTGCTTCAGAATACCAGACAATTACCCATCAGCTTTAGCAGCGCCATTGCTATGTGCTGGAATTACTGTTTACACTCCCATGATGCGCCATAACATGAACCAACCTGGGAAGTCTTTGGGTGTGATTGGGCTTGGTGGTCTTGGTCACTTGGCAGTGAAGTTTGGGAAAGCTTTCGGATTGAATGTGACGGTTTTTAGCACAAGTATATCAAAGAAAGAGGAAGCTTTGATTCTGCTTGGAGCAGATAACTTTGTGCTCTCATCTGACGAACAACAGATGATG GCCCTGGCTAAATCATTGGACTTCATTATCAACACAGCATCTGGTGATATTCCATTTGATCCATACATGTCGCTATTGAAGACTGCTGGTGTTTTGGTCTTGGTGGGGTTCCCAAGTGTAGTGAAACTCAGTCCAGCTAGCCTTATCTTGG GTATGAAAACCATTTCGGGAAGTATAACTGGAGGCACAAAACAGACTCAGGAAATGTTGGACTTCTGTGCTGCCCATAAAATTTTCCCCGAGGTTGAAATAATTCCAATTCAGTATGCAAATGAAGCTCTTGAGAGGCTCATAAAGAAGGACGTGAAATATCGGTTTGTGATTGATATTGAGAACTCCCTTAAGTGA
- the LOC131316942 gene encoding uncharacterized protein LOC131316942: MWLGGGGSGGVKTCFVRYFSRKCAPNLRKINPKVPPQEASSLAESLYHVIKQHGPLTVSNTWNHAKEAGIDGLASKTHMKIMLKWMRGRNMLKLFCHLVGSSKKFLHCTLPEEPQTAESIHSMELKLQSEKSFTKRKRQTL; encoded by the exons ATGTggttgggtggtggtggtagtggaggagtCAAAACTTGTTTCGTGAGGTACTTCTCTAGGAAATGTGCACCGAATCTGAGGAAGATCAACCCCAAAGTACCCCCTCAAGAGGCCTCCTCCTTGGCCGAATCTCTCTACCACGTTATCAAGCAACACGGCCCTCTCACTGTCTCCAATACTTGGAACCACgccaag GAAGCTGGTATTGATGGATTGGCCAGCAAAACACACATGAAGATTATGCTCAAATGGATGAGGGGGAGAAACATGCTGAAGCTATTTTGCCACCTTGTTGGTTCCAGCAAGAAATTCCTGCACTGTACTCTTCCTGAAGAACCTCAAACTGCTGAATCAATTCACTCCATGGAACTGAAACTACAATCTGAGAAGTCTTTCACAAAAAGGAAGAGGCAAACTCTTTAA